A single region of the Thermococcus zilligii AN1 genome encodes:
- a CDS encoding GMP synthase subunit A: MIVIMDNGGQYVHRIWRTLRYLGVEAKIVPNTTPLEEIKAMRPKGIIFSGGPDIDRTGNCGAVLEHYDEFNVPVLGICLGHQLIARHFGGKVGRGDKAEYSLVEIEILEEDDIFKGLPERLKVWESHMDEVKELPPGFKLLARSETCPVEAMKHESLPIYGVQFHPEVAHTEMGVEVYRNFAKLCGELG, translated from the coding sequence ATGATAGTGATTATGGACAACGGAGGGCAGTACGTCCACAGGATTTGGAGGACGCTCCGCTATTTGGGGGTGGAGGCTAAGATAGTCCCAAACACGACGCCGCTTGAGGAAATAAAGGCGATGAGGCCAAAGGGCATAATCTTCTCCGGCGGGCCGGACATAGACAGGACCGGCAACTGTGGGGCAGTTCTGGAGCACTACGACGAGTTTAACGTGCCAGTCCTTGGCATATGCCTCGGCCACCAGCTGATAGCGAGACACTTCGGCGGGAAAGTCGGCAGGGGCGATAAAGCTGAATACAGTTTAGTTGAGATTGAAATCCTTGAGGAGGACGACATTTTCAAGGGCCTGCCGGAGAGGCTTAAGGTCTGGGAGAGCCACATGGACGAGGTCAAAGAACTCCCGCCGGGCTTTAAGCTGCTCGCCAGGAGCGAGACCTGCCCGGTTGAGGCTATGAAGCACGAGAGCCTCCCGATCTACGGCGTGCAGTTCCACCCCGAGGTGGCCCACACGGAGATGGGTGTCGAGGTCTACCGCAACTTTGCGAAACTTTGTGGGGAGCTCGGCTAA
- the guaA gene encoding glutamine-hydrolyzing GMP synthase: MWERFIGEKVEEIRETVGDGKAIIALSGGVDSSTAAVLAHRAIGDRLHAVFVNTGFMRKGEPEFVVRTFRDELGLNLHYINASERFFRELKGVTDPEEKRKIIGRVFIEVFEEVARGIDAQFLIQGTIAPDWIESQGRIKSHHNVGGLPERLNLKLIEPLRELYKDEVRELARELGLPEKIYNRMPFPGPGLAVRVLGEVTPEKVAIVREANAIVEEEIQRAGLKPWQAFAVLLGVKTVGVQGDIRAYKETVAIRVVESLDGMTANAMNVPFEVLQRIAFRITSEIPEVGRVLYDITNKPPATIEFE, from the coding sequence ATGTGGGAGAGGTTCATCGGGGAGAAGGTCGAGGAGATAAGGGAAACCGTCGGGGACGGGAAGGCTATAATAGCGCTCAGCGGTGGGGTTGACAGCTCAACTGCCGCGGTTCTTGCCCACAGAGCAATAGGCGATAGGCTCCACGCGGTCTTCGTCAACACGGGCTTTATGCGAAAGGGGGAACCTGAGTTCGTCGTCAGGACGTTCCGCGACGAGCTCGGGCTCAACCTGCACTACATCAACGCCAGCGAGCGCTTTTTCAGGGAGCTCAAGGGAGTAACAGACCCGGAGGAGAAGAGGAAGATAATCGGCAGGGTCTTCATCGAGGTCTTCGAGGAGGTCGCGAGGGGGATAGATGCCCAGTTCCTCATCCAGGGGACCATCGCCCCGGACTGGATAGAGAGCCAGGGCAGGATAAAGAGCCACCACAACGTCGGCGGCCTTCCCGAGAGGCTCAACCTGAAGCTGATAGAGCCACTGAGGGAGCTCTACAAAGACGAAGTGAGGGAGCTCGCCAGGGAGCTCGGCCTTCCAGAGAAGATATACAACAGGATGCCCTTTCCGGGGCCCGGGCTGGCCGTTAGAGTCCTCGGGGAGGTAACACCGGAGAAGGTTGCGATCGTGAGGGAAGCGAACGCGATAGTGGAAGAGGAAATCCAGAGGGCCGGCCTTAAGCCCTGGCAGGCCTTCGCGGTTCTCCTCGGCGTCAAAACCGTCGGAGTCCAGGGGGACATAAGGGCCTACAAGGAAACAGTGGCCATTCGCGTCGTTGAGAGCCTCGATGGCATGACAGCAAACGCGATGAACGTCCCCTTCGAGGTTCTCCAGAGGATAGCCTTCAGGATAACGAGCGAGATTCCAGAGGTAGGGAGGGTGCTCTACGACATCACCAACAAGCCCCCCGCGACGATAGAGTTCGAGTGA
- a CDS encoding DUF2101 family protein, giving the protein MALDEVLYSLGEATEALVSGMGSAVKDMAFPEKAERPPEFRFLRKLTKKDLTVHEFISLKLQLVLLAYLFLSLLTAVSLKGHAYLFFLFILGFLYMRYIIRKNWDFIINPGAYRFFYYGISTLAFLSFEGYLILRELKPGVYYYYAYLIVVLVTVLIFRWHFKRKYGRDYTYGVIEEVKNGLVRVFVHDDIAANIKPGYYWLPEVEEAKPGRVVKILIEDRAFRSAKPVRILEVYLEDMAQSSQTETEPKEEIE; this is encoded by the coding sequence ATGGCGCTCGATGAGGTGCTCTACTCCCTCGGGGAGGCCACGGAAGCGCTCGTTTCAGGGATGGGCAGTGCAGTAAAGGACATGGCGTTTCCGGAGAAAGCAGAGAGGCCACCTGAGTTCAGATTCCTGAGGAAGCTGACAAAAAAAGACCTCACCGTGCACGAGTTCATCAGCCTCAAACTCCAGCTCGTCCTCCTGGCCTATCTCTTCCTCTCACTGCTCACAGCAGTTTCATTGAAGGGCCACGCGTACCTTTTCTTCCTGTTCATCTTGGGGTTCCTTTACATGAGGTACATCATAAGGAAGAACTGGGACTTCATAATCAACCCCGGGGCATACCGCTTTTTCTATTACGGGATATCCACCCTGGCTTTCCTCTCCTTTGAGGGGTACCTGATCCTCAGGGAGCTGAAGCCCGGGGTCTATTATTACTACGCGTACCTGATTGTGGTTCTGGTCACGGTTCTAATCTTCCGGTGGCACTTCAAAAGGAAATACGGCAGGGACTACACCTACGGCGTCATCGAGGAGGTCAAAAACGGCTTAGTTAGGGTTTTCGTGCACGATGACATAGCGGCCAACATTAAGCCGGGCTACTACTGGCTCCCCGAAGTAGAGGAGGCCAAACCCGGGCGCGTCGTCAAAATTCTCATCGAGGATAGGGCATTTAGAAGCGCAAAGCCCGTCAGAATCCTCGAGGTGTATTTAGAGGACATGGCTCAGTCCTCCCAGACGGAGACGGAACCAAAGGAAGAAATCGAGTAG
- a CDS encoding PIN domain-containing protein translates to MRAVIDTLKGVAFQTHHKASDIYFIATAIHLDAVLITRDRKMADLAKSLGLKAFYLAEESDEFFKSLGVSS, encoded by the coding sequence ATGAGGGCTGTCATAGACACTTTGAAGGGGGTGGCGTTTCAAACCCACCACAAGGCGTCAGATATCTATTTCATCGCAACAGCCATTCATTTAGACGCCGTCCTAATAACCCGCGACAGAAAAATGGCCGACCTGGCAAAGTCCCTCGGTTTAAAGGCGTTCTACCTGGCTGAGGAATCCGACGAGTTTTTCAAATCCCTGGGGGTGAGTTCATGA
- a CDS encoding antitoxin family protein: MGEIIEVVYENGVLKPPKPLKLEVGQKFMVMRKEITKERFEEDPTDYPLRLREEET; the protein is encoded by the coding sequence ATGGGGGAGATAATTGAAGTGGTCTACGAAAACGGCGTGCTGAAGCCCCCAAAGCCCCTGAAACTGGAGGTGGGGCAGAAGTTCATGGTGATGAGGAAGGAGATCACCAAGGAGCGCTTCGAGGAAGACCCAACCGATTACCCATTGCGCCTCAGGGAGGAGGAGACATGA